The following is a genomic window from Nitrospira sp..
GGCCGGCGTGCATCGTCACCAGCCAATCGAAACGCGCAGCCTCTTCCATATAGGCGGTCGAGATGAGCACGCTCATGCCGGGCCGGCCGGAACGGATATGCTCGACCAGGTCCCAGAATTGTCGCCGCGACAGAGGATCGACTCCGGTTGTGGGCTCGTCGAGAATCAGTAGGTCCGGATCGTGGATGAGTGCGCAGCATAGTCCGAGTTTTTGCTTCATCCCTCCGGACAGTTTTCCGGCCGCTCGGTCACGGAACGGTGTGAGCCCGGTGCTGTCGAGGAGATCGGCAATGCGGTGCATTCGCTCGACCTTGTGGTGACCGAAGAGGCGGCCGAAAAAATCGATATTCTCGAACACCGATAACGTCGGATACAGGTTTTTACCCAGACCCTGCGGCATATAGGCGATACGCGGACAAATTTCCTGACGGTGACGCGCCTCGGCCATGTTGCCGGCGAGCACATCAATCCGTCCTTCTTGGATCGCACGGGCACCCGAGATCAGCGAGAACAGACTGGACTTCCCCACGCCGTCCGGCCCGATCAGCCCAACCGTCTTTCCCGCCGGCAGATCGAGGCTGACATCGTTCAGGGCAACAGTCTTGCCGTAGCGCAGGCTAACATTGGTGATCCGCACGACCGGCGTCTCATCCACCCTCGTCGAATCCGCCGGCTTGTCGGGAGTCATTGCGGCAACTTTACCTGCAGAGCGGCAGGCCACTCAACGTTGGGATCGAGACGCACATAGGCCATCCCCGGCAAGCCCGTCTTGACCTTGCGGATATGCTTCTTGAGGAGCTCCGGGTCGATATGCGCCTTCACCCGGAACATGAGCTTCTCACGCTCGACGGCAGTCTCCACGGTCTTGGGGGTGAACTGGGCGACGTCGGCCACAAAGGACACCCTTGCGGGGATCACGTACTGGGGCACGGCATCCAGCACCAGACGCACTTCGGCATCGATCATGAGCCGCCCGGCGGCAGCCGTAGGAAGAAAAAACGTCATGTAGACATCGGCCAGATCGAGGAGGTTGAGCACCTTGCTGCCGCCGCCGATCACCTCGCCCGGCTGGGCGACCCGATACTGCACACGACCGTCCCTGGGCGCCTTCAACGCGCTATCGTTGATATCTGCCTGCAGTCGATCGATTGTCGCCCGCCAGGCGTCGATCACCGATTTAGCTTCGAGCACCTGGGATTTGACTGTGGCGATCGCGGCTTCTGCTGCCATTACTTGGGCTTTCGCAGCGCTGACTGCCGCCCGCGCGCCCTGCACAGCGGCGCGAGTGTCGTCCACTTCCTGAACGGCAATGGCCTGATCGGTCACAAGCGGTTCGGCGCGCGCCAGACGCTTTTGCTCCAGCTTGAGCTCGGATTCACGTTGCGCCACCACAGCCAGGGCTGCGGATTTCTCGGCTTCGCGC
Proteins encoded in this region:
- a CDS encoding HlyD-like membrane fusion protein YhiI — protein: MVTLNKKWFLKVGFAAAATGLSVLAWHYVQPKKLGDGLAAGNGRIEAVEIDVAAKTPGRIKDILVNEGDFVTAGQVIARMDTEVLEAQRREAEAQLRQAQSAVERAHSLVAQREAEKSAALAVVAQRESELKLEQKRLARAEPLVTDQAIAVQEVDDTRAAVQGARAAVSAAKAQVMAAEAAIATVKSQVLEAKSVIDAWRATIDRLQADINDSALKAPRDGRVQYRVAQPGEVIGGGSKVLNLLDLADVYMTFFLPTAAAGRLMIDAEVRLVLDAVPQYVIPARVSFVADVAQFTPKTVETAVEREKLMFRVKAHIDPELLKKHIRKVKTGLPGMAYVRLDPNVEWPAALQVKLPQ